Proteins co-encoded in one Opitutus terrae PB90-1 genomic window:
- a CDS encoding SDR family NAD(P)-dependent oxidoreductase — protein MKPTHTRPEMTLITGASSGIGLALAREFARHGHPLAIVAPVEPELHEIAAKLTAEFGVTVLPIAKDLAQETAADEIFDALINAGVSIEILVNNAGLGQRGNFWETPLDRDIEILRVNIEAALRLTKRFLSPMIERKRGRILNTASIAGFEPGPLLAVYHASKAFVLSWSEALATELQDADSGVTLTTLCPGPVDTDFFPKADMVDTKVFQKGNVMSPQEVAETAYEALMKGERVIVPGAMNKAIVAGRRMMPISAQARMNEKMYEEVAPEDRKRERGDIEEKEAARRGE, from the coding sequence ATGAAACCCACGCACACCAGACCCGAAATGACGCTGATCACCGGCGCATCGAGTGGAATCGGACTGGCCTTGGCCCGCGAATTCGCTCGCCACGGGCACCCGCTGGCGATCGTCGCGCCGGTCGAGCCCGAATTGCACGAGATCGCCGCGAAGTTGACCGCTGAGTTTGGCGTCACCGTGCTGCCGATCGCCAAGGATCTCGCGCAGGAGACGGCCGCGGACGAGATCTTCGATGCGCTGATCAACGCGGGCGTATCGATCGAGATCCTGGTCAACAACGCCGGCTTGGGTCAGCGGGGAAATTTCTGGGAGACGCCGCTCGACCGCGACATCGAGATCTTGCGCGTCAACATCGAAGCGGCCCTTCGGCTGACGAAACGGTTTCTCTCACCGATGATCGAGCGCAAGCGCGGCCGGATCCTCAACACCGCCTCGATCGCCGGATTCGAGCCGGGGCCGTTGCTGGCGGTTTATCATGCCTCGAAGGCCTTCGTGCTTTCGTGGTCCGAGGCGCTCGCGACCGAACTGCAGGATGCCGACAGCGGTGTCACGCTTACCACGCTGTGCCCCGGGCCGGTCGACACGGACTTCTTCCCCAAAGCGGACATGGTTGACACGAAGGTTTTTCAAAAGGGGAACGTGATGAGCCCGCAGGAAGTCGCCGAGACGGCCTACGAGGCGTTGATGAAAGGCGAGCGCGTGATCGTGCCCGGTGCGATGAACAAGGCGATTGTCGCGGGGCGGCGGATGATGCCGATTTCGGCGCAAGCCCGGATGAACGAGAAGATGTATGAGGAAGTCGCACCGGAAGACCGCAAACGCGAGCGGGGTGACATTGAAGAAAAAGAAGCAGCCCGCCGCGGCGAATGA